A genome region from Arachis duranensis cultivar V14167 chromosome 6, aradu.V14167.gnm2.J7QH, whole genome shotgun sequence includes the following:
- the LOC107492784 gene encoding protein MAIN-LIKE 2-like, protein MIRGSHPLLAALVERWRPETHTFVLSVGEVIVTLEDVAQIFGLPIDGEPVSGWTDSSSDFVQSQRMTIFGREPVLNRNSKSYIKLGWVRCIRDEEPLDTEETIRRYVRCQIFCLLGSTLFTDKSTAYAHAKYLPLLRNFERIHTYSWGSACLAHLYRALCRASQYDTKEMDSPLNLLFVWAWERMPCLSPIPRHILPPAEIPVAMRWSNSKRSTAWLEKTVVTFRHDIDYMQELDIYGSNES, encoded by the exons ATGATAAGAGGATCTCACCCGTTGTTAGCTGCTCTGGTTGAAAGGTGGAGGCCGGAGACTCACACTTTTGTGTTGTCGGTGGGTGAGGTTATAGTGACATTGGAAGATGTCGCACAAATATTTGGCTTACCAATTGATGGAGAGCCTGTGAGTGGATGGACTGACAGTAGTAGTGATTTCGTTCAGAGTCAGAGAATGACAATATTCGGACGTGAACCGGTGCTCAATCGTAATTCAAAATCCTATATAAAGCTTGGTTGGGTTCGATGTATTAGAGATGAGGAGCCGTTGGACACTGAAGAGACCATAAGGAGATACGTGAGATGTCAGATTTTCTGTTTGTTAGGGTCGACTCTATTCACAGATAAGTCGACCGCCTACGCCCATGCGAAGTATCTACCATTGCTTCGCAATTTCGAACGGATTCATACTTATAGTTGGGGTTCAGCATGTCTCGCGCATCTTTACAGAGCATTATGCCGTGCATCACAATATGATACGAAGGAGATGGATAGCCCTCTTAATCTGTTGTTTGTTTGGGCATGGGAGCGAATGCCGTGTCTTTCGCCCATACCGAGACATATCCTTCCACCTGCTGAGATACCAGTTGCCATGAG GTGGAGTAATTCGAAACGGAGCACAGCGTGGTTAGAGAAGACCGTTGTGACATTTAGGCATGATATAGACTACATGCAAGAGCTAGATATTTATGGTTCTAATGAATCCTAG